From a single Bacteroidota bacterium genomic region:
- a CDS encoding T9SS type A sorting domain-containing protein, giving the protein MKKLYLSTVLCLQSTIFIYGQTTDTCRMKIGMNLFSIRTSATNPDFMQPFANVLKECDEWYGQDTTGIATTTNNSSITLFTFNTDGYPNEVPISGNGVCARMLFNTYAANSNYNYYPSGTYNVSYTGNGTLRFGGDASGADITTGSGTITVTPSNTGIIMKIVLSDVNNPIRDIKVMMPGHSFSTIFNTDFVNRLTPFNVLRFMEWNNMNTNTEVQWQNRRKPSYYTQSGSGGTMNNRGIAWEYVVELCNLMQKNCWISVPTQVDSAYIDSLATMFRDNLNPNLKIYLEYSNETSNQIWLTNYNWIDDPNNSSFTLTNHAQKTAWHFKKVFDIWDTVFLTQMPTRVVRVLGGWASNIGVGDMTTMITYMNSNGGAYDAISCDAYILPISADYGWMNTNCSTGANLSTWTQPQLIDTLIGIGRARMANKMPVLNQFNSLANGKQLVFYEGGPHITNQTTCTAVSSAIAPLQTDVKMYNLYNDWLDSLRTLSNVKLFNHFVITGAGPMGILSNIYQTTSQKYKVLTDYIDSCGILTGISENNTETNSVFIYPDPFSSQTTFQTAKPFKNASLAVYNSICQTVKHMDNLAGQTIIFHRDNLPSGLYFVRLTQDNEVIAVDKLVITD; this is encoded by the coding sequence ATGAAAAAACTTTATCTTTCTACTGTTCTTTGCCTGCAAAGCACAATTTTCATTTACGGACAAACAACCGACACCTGCCGGATGAAAATCGGCATGAATCTTTTCAGCATCCGAACGAGTGCGACCAATCCTGATTTCATGCAACCGTTCGCAAATGTTTTAAAAGAATGTGATGAGTGGTACGGACAAGACACAACTGGGATAGCAACCACAACAAATAACAGCTCAATAACTTTGTTTACTTTTAATACGGATGGGTATCCGAATGAGGTGCCAATATCCGGCAATGGAGTTTGTGCAAGAATGCTGTTTAACACATACGCAGCCAACAGCAATTACAATTATTATCCTTCCGGGACTTATAATGTTTCATACACCGGCAACGGAACTTTGCGCTTCGGAGGCGATGCTTCTGGTGCGGATATTACAACGGGCAGCGGAACTATTACTGTGACTCCAAGTAATACCGGCATTATCATGAAAATTGTTTTGTCCGATGTGAATAATCCTATACGCGACATTAAAGTGATGATGCCGGGCCATTCCTTCTCAACGATTTTCAACACCGATTTTGTGAATAGATTAACTCCGTTTAATGTATTGCGCTTTATGGAATGGAACAACATGAATACAAACACTGAGGTACAATGGCAAAATAGAAGGAAGCCATCATATTACACCCAAAGTGGTTCGGGAGGAACAATGAATAACAGGGGTATTGCTTGGGAATATGTAGTCGAGCTCTGCAATCTTATGCAAAAAAATTGCTGGATAAGCGTTCCCACACAAGTAGATTCTGCTTATATAGATTCACTGGCAACTATGTTTCGCGACAATCTGAATCCTAATCTTAAAATTTACCTTGAGTATTCAAATGAAACTTCCAATCAGATATGGCTGACAAATTATAACTGGATAGACGACCCAAATAATTCTTCTTTTACTTTAACTAACCATGCTCAAAAAACAGCATGGCATTTCAAAAAGGTCTTTGATATATGGGATACTGTTTTTCTAACTCAAATGCCAACCCGGGTAGTTCGTGTTTTAGGGGGCTGGGCAAGCAATATAGGGGTTGGAGATATGACAACGATGATTACTTATATGAACAGCAACGGAGGCGCATATGATGCCATTTCATGTGATGCTTATATACTGCCTATTTCGGCTGATTATGGCTGGATGAATACAAACTGTTCAACAGGCGCGAATTTATCTACATGGACACAGCCGCAGTTAATAGATACATTAATAGGAATAGGAAGAGCGCGAATGGCTAATAAAATGCCTGTATTAAACCAATTTAATTCACTTGCAAATGGTAAGCAATTGGTTTTTTATGAAGGTGGCCCGCACATTACCAATCAAACAACTTGTACTGCCGTTTCAAGTGCTATTGCGCCATTGCAAACCGATGTAAAGATGTATAATTTGTATAATGATTGGCTGGATTCATTGCGAACCCTATCGAATGTCAAATTGTTCAATCATTTTGTAATTACAGGTGCAGGGCCAATGGGTATTCTTTCTAATATTTACCAAACTACTTCACAAAAATATAAAGTACTAACCGACTACATAGATTCATGTGGAATACTAACAGGCATTTCGGAAAATAATACGGAAACAAATTCTGTTTTTATTTATCCGGATCCCTTTTCCTCCCAGACAACTTTTCAGACAGCCAAGCCTTTTAAAAATGCTTCGTTGGCAGTTTACAATTCCATTTGTCAGACAGTTAAGCACATGGACAATCTTGCTGGACAGACTATCATTTTTCATCGAGACAACTTACCAAGCGGCCTGTATTTCGTTCGGCTCACACAAGACAATGAAGTAATCGCAGTAGACAAATTAGTAATCACCGACTAA
- a CDS encoding restriction endonuclease encodes MIPDYQSLMLPLLKLVADRQEHKYRDLIENLATEFKVTDEERKELLASGNQAIFDNRVGWAKTYLKKAGLLDSPKRATFVITDRGLETLKKNLPRVDAKYLRQFSEFLEFQNASRSETDTEEETTTQEPSEQTPEENLDKAYQRIRKSLASELLNKVVELSPAFFERLVVELLVKMGYGGSIKDAGKAIGKSGDEGIDGTIKEDKLGLDIIYIQAKRWKPGNVVGRPEIQKFVGALAGQGAKKGIFITTSNFTKEALDYTPRNETKIVLIDGEQLAQLMIDYNLGCTSQQTYEVKKIDSDYFGEE; translated from the coding sequence ATGATTCCAGACTATCAATCACTAATGCTTCCACTTCTAAAACTGGTTGCCGACAGACAAGAACACAAGTACCGAGACTTAATAGAAAACTTGGCGACCGAGTTTAAAGTAACTGACGAAGAAAGAAAAGAACTTTTAGCAAGTGGCAACCAAGCAATTTTTGACAATAGAGTTGGTTGGGCAAAGACATATTTGAAAAAGGCTGGACTTCTTGACTCACCGAAACGAGCGACATTTGTAATCACCGACCGTGGACTTGAAACTTTAAAGAAAAATCTTCCTCGCGTTGACGCAAAATATTTAAGACAATTTTCTGAATTTCTTGAGTTTCAAAATGCAAGTCGCAGCGAGACAGACACCGAAGAGGAAACTACAACCCAAGAGCCGAGTGAGCAGACACCTGAAGAGAATCTCGACAAAGCATACCAACGCATAAGAAAATCTTTAGCTTCGGAATTGCTCAATAAAGTTGTTGAACTTTCACCCGCATTTTTCGAGCGACTTGTAGTAGAACTCTTAGTCAAAATGGGTTACGGTGGTTCAATAAAGGACGCTGGAAAAGCAATCGGGAAAAGCGGAGACGAAGGAATTGACGGAACAATAAAGGAAGACAAACTCGGACTTGACATTATTTACATTCAAGCAAAGCGTTGGAAGCCAGGCAATGTAGTTGGACGACCAGAAATTCAAAAATTTGTTGGTGCTTTAGCTGGACAGGGTGCTAAAAAAGGCATCTTCATCACAACATCCAATTTTACAAAGGAAGCGTTGGACTACACTCCGAGAAATGAAACTAAAATTGTTCTTATTGACGGTGAACAGTTGGCTCAACTAATGATTGATTATAATCTTGGTTGCACTTCTCAGCAGACTTATGAAGTTAAAAAAATCGACAGCGACTATTTTGGAGAAGAGTAA
- a CDS encoding penicillin acylase → MRSLKPIILLLFSTIFSVETFACSIFYYIDNKTGNVYFVNNEDYWYDVKPYIQINPGTKNKFGRIWYGWNNFGQGGVNDKGLVLDGAVTPEQKIPEGYAGPQKSNITDEILSECETVQQAIDFLECRKIALKNAHIFFGDRNGRAVLIEWINGFKKVIEIKNNKLVATNFNLSDTSQNEMTCWRYPIIQKGLADLDARDIKDTIDLKAVGNVIGQVVQLPQTDSTGKVGGTLYSTFINLTEMKLILVYKLDNSKIHKLDILKELQTGKKRKIKL, encoded by the coding sequence ATGAGAAGTCTAAAACCAATAATACTTTTATTATTTAGCACAATTTTTTCAGTGGAAACTTTCGCCTGTTCTATTTTTTACTATATAGACAATAAAACAGGTAATGTTTATTTCGTAAACAATGAAGACTATTGGTATGACGTAAAACCTTATATTCAAATAAACCCGGGCACAAAAAATAAATTTGGAAGGATTTGGTACGGCTGGAATAATTTTGGTCAGGGCGGTGTCAACGATAAAGGATTAGTTTTAGACGGAGCAGTAACACCTGAACAGAAAATACCGGAAGGGTATGCGGGCCCTCAAAAAAGTAATATAACGGACGAAATCTTATCTGAATGTGAAACAGTACAGCAAGCAATTGATTTCCTGGAATGTAGAAAAATAGCCTTAAAAAATGCACATATTTTCTTTGGAGATAGAAACGGAAGAGCTGTACTTATTGAATGGATAAACGGATTCAAAAAAGTAATTGAAATAAAAAACAACAAACTTGTGGCAACAAATTTTAATCTTTCTGACACAAGCCAAAATGAAATGACTTGTTGGAGATACCCTATTATTCAAAAAGGTTTAGCCGATTTAGATGCAAGGGATATTAAGGATACCATTGACTTAAAAGCCGTTGGTAATGTAATAGGACAGGTTGTTCAGTTGCCACAAACAGATTCAACAGGCAAAGTTGGTGGTACTCTGTATTCTACATTTATTAACTTGACAGAAATGAAGCTCATTTTAGTTTACAAACTCGACAATTCAAAAATTCATAAATTGGACATACTAAAAGAATTACAAACAGGAAAAAAAAGAAAAATTAAACTATAA
- a CDS encoding T9SS type A sorting domain-containing protein gives MKKTILSIICAFAFSTIYAQPNFTSSDMPNIGDRDTLMYLSYHAVTNNLDTETGNGYNWNFSSLPFNVQKLIDVDSFRIKTHAVSSPFTKATIEEYSTGTTGQKVNLYSYSNDTLYTHRLGDISAGTNYVPPIGTVVFPILFNNTSTINAFVYSSSVLVGERKTTTLYDGFGTLNMPNGKSYSNVFRVKKIERDTAYSSHAVNTYTSYIWYKQGGQVPLLRLTYAGVSNLYFVFGSKSNNTSTGIKEINELTAFLVYPNPFSSQTTLHTDNTLKNAILAVYNSLGEQVKQINNISGQTITLSRDNLPGGLYFIQLMQANKTIITDKLIITD, from the coding sequence ATGAAAAAAACAATACTCTCAATTATTTGTGCTTTTGCATTTTCGACAATCTATGCGCAACCAAATTTTACAAGTTCTGATATGCCAAATATTGGAGACCGAGACACCCTTATGTACCTTAGTTACCATGCTGTCACAAATAATCTTGATACGGAAACAGGCAATGGTTACAATTGGAATTTTTCTTCTTTACCCTTTAATGTTCAAAAACTAATAGATGTTGATTCGTTTCGAATAAAGACGCACGCAGTTAGCTCCCCTTTTACCAAGGCCACAATTGAAGAATACAGCACCGGTACAACTGGACAAAAAGTAAATCTGTATAGCTATAGTAATGATACATTATATACTCATAGATTAGGAGATATCTCGGCTGGCACTAATTATGTGCCTCCAATAGGAACAGTTGTTTTTCCAATTCTATTTAACAATACATCTACAATAAACGCATTCGTTTATTCGTCCTCTGTGCTTGTTGGAGAAAGAAAAACAACAACTTTGTATGATGGCTTTGGCACTTTAAATATGCCTAATGGAAAATCGTATTCCAATGTTTTTAGAGTTAAGAAAATTGAAAGAGATACAGCTTATAGTTCACACGCTGTAAATACTTATACTAGCTACATTTGGTATAAACAAGGCGGACAAGTCCCTTTGTTGCGTTTGACCTATGCCGGAGTTTCAAATCTGTATTTTGTTTTTGGCAGCAAATCCAATAATACATCGACAGGCATAAAGGAAATAAATGAGCTGACTGCCTTTCTCGTTTATCCTAATCCCTTTTCTTCACAAACAACGTTGCACACAGACAATACATTAAAAAACGCAATCCTGGCAGTTTATAATTCATTGGGAGAGCAAGTGAAACAAATAAATAATATTTCGGGACAGACAATTACTTTGTCACGTGACAATTTACCAGGCGGACTTTATTTTATTCAGCTAATGCAAGCCAATAAAACGATCATAACAGACAAACTAATAATCACCGACTGA